A stretch of Sulfurimonas autotrophica DSM 16294 DNA encodes these proteins:
- a CDS encoding c-type cytochrome, producing MNKLYLWGIIITAAMLGATYATVGYQKGGLNGDIVNMLAIAGAVALVIITIFVVIKYVRQMQVDHASGELADESWDNIGEYKNPVPFGWAIMFLGTMIWGMWYFTIGYPVNAFSQIGQYNEEVKEKDAEFEKKYANIKGEQLVNMGESVYLVECVACHGLNADGNNEIDAADLNQRISEKSIKYVINHGSNNKLLGTEMPMPDRNGLFNAETGALITDKEIDEVAKYVAGGLKDTNSAGANVFANVCAACHGPDGKGMAYVAPDIATWNKQLVINVLDNGKQGAIGKMPAMDRLNPKQKEAIAAYVMSLSKGE from the coding sequence ATGAATAAGCTTTATCTTTGGGGAATTATCATAACTGCAGCAATGTTGGGTGCAACATATGCAACAGTTGGATACCAAAAAGGTGGTCTCAATGGTGATATCGTCAATATGCTTGCTATTGCAGGTGCAGTTGCGCTTGTAATTATTACAATTTTTGTTGTAATCAAGTATGTGCGTCAAATGCAGGTTGACCACGCAAGCGGTGAGTTGGCAGATGAATCATGGGACAATATAGGTGAATATAAAAACCCGGTACCTTTTGGTTGGGCAATTATGTTTTTAGGCACGATGATTTGGGGTATGTGGTACTTCACAATCGGTTATCCGGTAAATGCTTTTTCTCAAATTGGACAATACAATGAAGAAGTAAAAGAAAAAGATGCTGAATTTGAAAAGAAATATGCAAACATCAAAGGCGAACAACTTGTAAATATGGGTGAATCAGTTTACCTTGTTGAATGTGTTGCTTGTCACGGTCTGAATGCTGATGGTAACAATGAAATTGATGCTGCTGATTTAAATCAAAGAATTTCAGAAAAAAGTATCAAATATGTTATTAACCACGGTTCTAATAATAAACTTTTAGGTACTGAAATGCCGATGCCGGATCGTAATGGTCTGTTTAATGCTGAAACAGGTGCGTTAATCACTGACAAAGAGATTGATGAAGTTGCTAAGTATGTTGCGGGTGGTCTTAAAGATACAAACAGTGCAGGTGCAAATGTGTTTGCTAATGTATGTGCTGCATGTCACGGTCCTGACGGTAAAGGTATGGCGTACGTTGCTCCGGATATCGCTACTTGGAATAAACAACTGGTCATTAACGTATTAGATAACGGCAAACAAGGTGCAATCGGTAAAATGCCTGCAATGGATAGATTGAACCCTAAACAAAAAGAAGCTATTGCAGCATATGTAATGAGCTTAAGCAAAGGAGAGTAA
- the ccoO gene encoding cytochrome-c oxidase, cbb3-type subunit II, which translates to MFHWLEKHPFFFAVGVFVTIAFAGLIEIVPNFAQASRPVIGTKPITLLEQAGRDVYIKNSCNACHSQLIRPFKAETDRYGHYSLSGEYAYDRPFLWGSKRTGPDLHRVGNYRTTEWHENHMKNPKSVMPSSIMPGYAWLYTNNADIDTAYATQLTNAEFFGVPYNKPVPMKDGSTTVVKMADSVAGAHAMALAEAKEITSKMKDQDVKDAVARGEVPEIVALIAYLNSLK; encoded by the coding sequence ATGTTTCATTGGTTAGAAAAACATCCGTTCTTTTTCGCGGTAGGTGTATTCGTTACAATTGCTTTTGCCGGTTTGATTGAAATCGTGCCAAACTTTGCTCAGGCTTCTCGTCCAGTTATCGGAACGAAGCCGATAACTTTACTAGAGCAAGCTGGTCGTGACGTGTATATTAAAAATAGCTGTAATGCATGTCATTCACAGTTGATTCGTCCGTTTAAAGCTGAGACTGACCGTTACGGTCACTACTCTTTAAGTGGTGAGTATGCATATGACAGACCATTTCTTTGGGGGTCTAAAAGAACCGGTCCGGATTTACACAGAGTAGGTAACTATAGAACTACAGAGTGGCATGAAAATCACATGAAAAATCCTAAGTCTGTAATGCCGTCAAGTATTATGCCCGGCTATGCATGGTTGTATACAAACAATGCAGATATAGATACTGCATATGCTACACAGTTGACAAATGCAGAATTCTTTGGTGTACCATATAACAAACCTGTTCCTATGAAAGATGGATCAACTACAGTAGTTAAAATGGCAGATTCTGTTGCCGGAGCACATGCTATGGCATTGGCAGAAGCAAAAGAGATTACATCAAAAATGAAAGATCAAGACGTTAAAGATGCAGTGGCACGTGGTGAAGTACCTGAGATAGTTGCTTTAATTGCATATTTAAACAGTCTGAAATAG
- a CDS encoding FixH family protein: MSIIKSGKLWPYAIGLAIAGVFGLGIWTIIETGKADIQPSDAYMTNYQDADANANKLIKSRIAFDKDYKLKYVSDKISQNGCDVKYALTTKDGKAVKGAKMLLEISRPEVETYTKTLKNPEFEENVYVFHDVKFPKVGVWNLLLKVDIGDKSRFYAIKTDTRIINDRSIQEASQY, from the coding sequence ATGAGCATTATAAAAAGTGGTAAACTTTGGCCCTATGCAATTGGGCTGGCAATTGCGGGAGTATTCGGTTTAGGTATATGGACAATAATAGAAACAGGCAAAGCTGATATACAGCCGAGTGACGCCTATATGACGAACTATCAGGATGCAGATGCAAATGCAAACAAGCTGATTAAATCACGAATTGCTTTTGATAAAGATTACAAGCTGAAATATGTTTCAGACAAAATTTCACAAAACGGCTGTGATGTGAAGTATGCCCTGACAACCAAAGACGGCAAAGCAGTAAAAGGCGCAAAGATGCTTTTAGAAATAAGTCGTCCTGAGGTTGAGACATATACTAAAACATTGAAAAATCCGGAATTTGAAGAGAATGTTTATGTTTTCCATGATGTAAAGTTTCCAAAAGTAGGTGTTTGGAATTTATTGTTAAAAGTGGATATCGGCGATAAAAGCAGATTTTATGCGATAAAAACCGATACGAGAATTATAAATGATAGAAGTATTCAAGAGGCTTCACAATATTAA
- the ccoN gene encoding cytochrome-c oxidase, cbb3-type subunit I, whose protein sequence is MENRPLEYDYTVAKMFMLTTIILGIVGMSIGVFIAFELAFPGLNTVLGSGLAEYTNFSRLRPLHTDAVAFGFTLSGIWATWYYVGQRVLKVSMAESKFLMFIAKLHFWLYILGVTAVVVSLFMGITTSKEYAEFEWPIDIAIVVVWVLWGISIFGLIGIRREKSLYISIWYYIATFLGVAMLYLFNNMEIPTMLATSAAGESGIGAWYHSISMYAGTNDALVQWWYGHNAVAFVFTVPIIAMIYYFLPKESGQAIYSYKLSLLAFWGLMFVYLWAGGHHLLYSTVPDWMQTMGSVFSVILILPSWGSAINMLLTMKGEWQQVAASPLIKFMVLASTFYMFSTLEGPIQAIKSVNAIAHFTDWIVGHVHDGTLGWVGFMIIAALYHMAPRVFKRELYSKGLMAAQFWIQTLGIVLYFTSMWIAGITQGMMWRAHDEFGNLAYSFMDTVDVLHPYYALRGTGGLLYLVGFFMFAYNIYKTMSARPVEESELQNASPMGA, encoded by the coding sequence ATGGAGAATCGTCCATTAGAGTACGACTATACGGTTGCAAAGATGTTCATGTTGACAACAATTATTTTAGGAATTGTTGGTATGAGTATCGGTGTATTTATTGCATTTGAACTAGCATTCCCGGGACTAAATACAGTTCTTGGAAGCGGTCTTGCAGAATATACAAACTTTAGTCGTCTTCGTCCATTGCACACTGATGCAGTTGCATTTGGTTTTACGTTAAGTGGTATTTGGGCCACTTGGTATTATGTTGGTCAAAGGGTACTTAAGGTATCTATGGCTGAATCTAAGTTTTTAATGTTTATTGCAAAATTACATTTCTGGCTTTATATTTTAGGTGTTACCGCAGTTGTTGTTTCATTATTTATGGGTATTACAACTTCTAAAGAATACGCTGAATTTGAATGGCCTATTGACATTGCTATTGTTGTGGTATGGGTACTATGGGGTATTAGTATTTTCGGTCTTATCGGTATTCGCCGTGAAAAATCACTTTATATCTCAATCTGGTATTATATTGCTACATTCTTAGGTGTGGCTATGCTTTATCTGTTTAATAATATGGAAATCCCTACAATGTTAGCAACATCTGCTGCAGGTGAAAGCGGCATCGGTGCATGGTATCACTCAATTTCTATGTATGCCGGTACAAATGATGCACTAGTTCAATGGTGGTATGGACACAATGCTGTTGCATTCGTATTTACTGTGCCTATTATTGCTATGATTTACTACTTTTTGCCAAAAGAATCTGGTCAGGCTATCTATTCATATAAATTGTCTTTACTTGCATTCTGGGGTCTAATGTTTGTGTATCTATGGGCTGGTGGTCACCACCTTCTTTATTCAACTGTTCCTGACTGGATGCAGACTATGGGTTCTGTTTTCTCAGTAATTCTTATTTTGCCGTCATGGGGTTCAGCGATCAATATGCTTCTTACAATGAAGGGTGAATGGCAACAGGTTGCGGCATCTCCATTGATTAAATTCATGGTTCTTGCTTCAACATTTTATATGTTCTCAACATTAGAAGGTCCTATTCAAGCGATTAAATCTGTAAATGCTATTGCACACTTTACTGACTGGATTGTTGGTCACGTTCATGATGGTACTCTTGGTTGGGTTGGGTTCATGATCATAGCTGCACTTTACCATATGGCTCCACGTGTATTCAAACGTGAGTTATATTCAAAAGGTCTTATGGCTGCACAATTCTGGATTCAAACATTAGGTATCGTATTATACTTTACTTCTATGTGGATTGCAGGTATTACTCAAGGTATGATGTGGCGTGCTCACGATGAATTTGGTAACTTAGCGTACTCATTCATGGATACTGTTGATGTTTTACACCCTTACTATGCACTACGTGGTACAGGTGGATTGTTATACTTAGTTGGTTTCTTTATGTTTGCTTATAACATTTATAAAACTATGTCTGCTCGCCCTGTTGAAGAGTCTGAGCTTCAAAATGCATCGCCTATGGGCGCTTAA
- a CDS encoding CcoQ/FixQ family Cbb3-type cytochrome c oxidase assembly chaperone, with amino-acid sequence MDFNEFAAYAYFFLILFLVVGTYSYVYHLYTKRKDSTGVDYEHYSDMALKDDIGDTPVKPVSRDKEK; translated from the coding sequence GTGGATTTTAATGAATTTGCAGCGTATGCGTATTTCTTTTTAATACTGTTTTTGGTGGTAGGAACATACTCGTATGTTTATCATCTTTATACAAAAAGGAAAGACTCTACCGGAGTTGATTATGAGCACTATAGTGATATGGCACTGAAAGATGATATAGGTGATACTCCGGTAAAACCTGTATCACGCGATAAAGAAAAATAG
- a CDS encoding DUF4006 family protein yields MNENRSVFALDGVTGMLIATVLLLSILAFLSVNAVSVQHAQAQNFYKIKDEKSIGSGIGFGSGHTVSTMADHVVDAK; encoded by the coding sequence ATGAATGAAAATAGAAGTGTTTTCGCTCTTGACGGTGTTACAGGAATGCTGATTGCAACTGTTCTGCTACTTAGCATACTGGCTTTTTTAAGTGTTAATGCAGTAAGTGTACAACATGCGCAGGCTCAAAACTTTTATAAAATAAAAGATGAAAAGTCTATCGGTTCAGGTATTGGTTTTGGTTCAGGTCACACTGTATCAACAATGGCTGATCATGTTGTAGACGCAAAATAA